TCAAATAAGTATTTATGAAGATACTCAGCACAATGCACCCGACCAGATAACATGGCAAACCATTTTCTCAATAGCTAGCTGTAGCTAAATGTGCCTTTTGATTTAGCAAATATTTTAGTTACATAATAAGTATGAATCAGAAATGCCTTTGAGTAGCAAGCAATGTGGAGATTAGTAACAGACTAcagaaggacatagacaaactggtgaaatgggcagacacgtggtagatgaaatttaatacagaagtgTGAAATGAAACATTTtggtaaggagaggcaatataaaccaaacagtacaattttaaaagggcacaaatctttgaaggtggcaggacacattgagaaagttgtttaaaaaaacacttggaaTCTTTGGCTTTATTAACAGGAGCATATGGTACAAAAGCAAAGACATTATACTAAacatatataaaacactggttaagggtcagctgaagtattgtgttcaattttgggcatcacactttaagaaGGTGTAAAGACCTTGGAGAGGATTcacaagagatttaccagaatggtactggggatgaggaacttcaattatgtggagagactggagaagcttgggttgttctccttagagcaaagaaggttaagagaagacttgacagaggtgttcaaaaccatgaagggttttgatagaataaacaggagaaactgtttccagtagcagaagagtcagtaatgaggacaccgatttaaggagaTTGGTAAAAGAATGAGAGAGGCATGAGAAAATACATTTTTActcagtgaattgttatgatctggaatgcattgcctgaaagggtggtggatccagattcaatggtaactttcaaaagggaattgggtaaatatttgAAGGTAAAAAAAGGCTTTgaagaaagagcaagggagtgagactaattggataactttaCCAAAAAGCCAGAAAAGGCATGATGGGCCAGAATGCCGCCTTCTGATCTGTGTCATGCTATGATGCTATGAATTGGAGAGCATCATTGTAATTGAAACTCATATGATAAAGTTGGGCTTTTCATACATTATGGTATAGATACTGATGCATCCATATGAAGTTATTTTGTCCACAATTTTAGGATAACCATTTACGGGTTTGTGTGTCAATATTCAAAGAGTTTAAATGTAAGGCATTCATtaaatttatttcagagatattttCCTGAAACTCTATAGGAGAAGATTCTTTGTGAATGAGGTACTTTGCCACAACATTCCAGAACATTCTATTATAAGCCATTTTAGAACATGAAAGGTTGTGAGGTCTATTGAATTCTGCAAGTCTTATGCTATTAGGACTGCCCTGCACTCCAACTCTCAAAAGGACCAAATTTATTGAAAGTCGACTTTGAAAAGAAATCCTTCAGGATTTATATCCAATAATATAGCATACATTATTAAACTATGAATACTTACATTTCCcacattcccttgagtatagaaaatCAAGGGCTTAACTAATTAACACATTTAAGAATTTTAAAgaagttgatagggtagatggaaagAAACCATGTCTTCTGATGAAACACTCCAGAACAGGGGgcaaaatcttaaaattagagctctgcTGTTCagaggtgatatcaggaagcagttGTTTAAACAAGCCTGAAACTCTGTTCCCAAAAATAATGCATGTAAATGCATGCTTTTTTGAGAGCTTCCACAATGCCTTCATATTGGGGGAATCTCTGTGTCCCTGTTTTTAATGGCACAGAGTAACGTGAGGCTTAGTTGCCTGGAAACCTGGAAACTGCTGCTTTTTGAATTCCTGGCTCATGACACCTTTACACCAACCATACTGTGACACGCATACTGATAGAGGGCACTGATAAAGCTATGTATAGACTAGGTATAGCAAAATCATAAACACATTTATACACTGAgtttatagaaacataggaacattagTAGGCCATTTAATCTCTCGAGCCTTTTCCACcatgagatcatggcagatctgcgatctaactccatatgctcacctttgtcccatatcctttaatacctccTGTTAACAAAAATTGATCAatttcagattttaaattaacGATTGATCTAGCATGATTTTTCATTTTTGGAAGCGAGTtcaaaacttctaccatccttttgtgtatagaagtgtttcctaattccaTTCTTGAAAgctctggctttaatttttagactacgTACCCGAGTTTTAGACTCttcaccagtggaaatagtttatctctatctactgtatctgttcctcttaatattttgaaaacttcgatcaattcaccccttaacattctaaattccaCAAAATACAATCTGTTTATGTTATCTCTCTTTATAAGTTAACGTGTGGAGTTATAAATTCATTACACATAGCACATAGAAGAACTCCTTTTCCTTTTGTCAGTATCAAGCACTCCCAGGCCTATTATACCATTGGTCAATGCCACAATGCTGCCCCAAATATATATTCAAACTCAGGAAACCAACCCCAATTTCCAATCCAGAATCCTTGCAACCACTGAAGATCCTACTGATTAGTAACAAATTACACAAGTTTGGGTTCTCGCCCACTAGATACTCAAATCATGCCGAATTCTTATAGTCTTCAAAGAGCCAGAATTTACTTTCCTTCAGTATGAAGTAGattcaaacacagacacaaagacaaaaAGGTACTGTTGTAACTCACTGAGTCACGGAGGTCCCATTTTAAACCCTTCAAATATAACAGCAACATCAAATGCCTTGCTTATACTGACTCCTCCAGGTGGACCAATGAAATGCCATACTGTATGCCATTCAGACATTTCGTTTTGCAAAATCTACATTCTCCCAGTATTTATATCGTGTCTCTGAGCTCGTGTCAGGATGAATGGACGCTCTTTGATGAGGGATACGTCCAGAGTTCAGAACTTGAGATCAATGTACATTTAATCTTTCACATGGTGAATTAATTTGGGTATTTTCAAAATATAAAGCAGGTAAAACAGAGCTCAATTCAGGCTCAGCTCAGTTTATACGGTTTGAATAACAGCCAATATATAGTAAGCATTAACATGCCCCACACAGCTCCCATGAGTTCCAACTACCCCCAATGGttcgcttgattgtattatgactcATTGAGCTACTACATTTTTATGATACATTCGCATATAAACATCAGAAATATGCACAAATATCAGGACTGAGATATATGAACAACTGTAACTGCTGCTGCGTTTATACTGCAAATACCAAAGGTAATTTGCAAAGAAAGAACAAATGaaattgtatttatatatcacCTAAATACATCCTCAGGACTTTGCATAATACAGATTTAATGATTCACTAATGATTCACACCTAATGATtcacttttgaaatgttgtcatttGTTACATGGGCAAATATCTATTGCTCAGCAAGATACCATAACAGTTTTTTCTTGGTGGTTAGTTAAGGGAAGATACTAGAACTCcctacttttcttcaaatagtgccatggaatcttttacattcatctgagcaAACAGATGGGGTCTTGGTTAACATTTCACCTGAATGGTGGCACTTACTGCAATGCAGCTTTCCCTTAGTACTGCAATGAATTGTTAACCAAGATAGGAGCTACAACACACTGACTGCTGAGGTGAGGTTGCTACTAACTGAGTTCAGCTGACACTTTTAAGGGCTTAAAAAAGTTTCCTGCTTTTACAAGTTTCTCAGAGTTTTAagaagtgttacgaccgaggtgggaggagtgcactgtttattctagttccacttctccacgggtcacaatatatatttaaattttcgcaCTATTTGGGTTAATGACACTGGGGCAACCTGGTGCCATCCTTGTTGGTCAATCAGAAAAGTAGAAATAAGTTATTTTGCTTATCAGCTCTTTTGCTAGTGTTTTTCCCCCACATGATTCACTTAATTTAATCCCACGCTCCTACTTGTTTCCCATATCTTTTATTATTTCCTATTTTTTCTATCcgattcattttttttaaattacagattCTGCTTCCACAATGCCATTTGTCAGGGATTTTCACAATCTAACCATCTTCTATGTAAAGATATATTTTTAATCTCCCGATACTCTTTTtctgattatcttaaatttgtctTGTTACCATCTCACTGACCAGTGAAAATGATAATTATTAACCTGTCataacctttcataatcttgataACTTAGGCCACCGTCTAACCTGCTCAGCTCTAGTGAAAAAAGTCCTAACTTCTAAAGTACTTCTTGATAGCTTAACCCCTTAGCCCTGATAATATCCTAATGAATCTACATGGTACTTTTTTTCATTGCTTTTATATGATTCCTATAATGAGCTGCCCAAAATTGCACTAAATTCTCCAAGGTGACCTAATTAAGGTTTTCTATAAGTTCAACATTACCTCCTAGCCTTTGTTGACTATGAAGGGTCATTTCTCTCAGGCACATGTGCTCACCAGCCTTGGAAAAATTGTGAAACTCCTAATGTTAAACAATTCACCAGCCTGTTGGTTCTTTACAGATATTAAAGACAGCCCAGCGAATCAATTGGAaactttttaataaaagcaaaatactgcggatgctggaaatctgaaataaaaacagaaagtgctggaaatgctcagcaggtctggcagcatctatggagagaaaaacagagttaacgtttcaggtctgtgacctttcatcagaactgtttctattctgatgaaaggtcacagacctgaaactttaactctgtttctctctccacagatgctgccagatctgctgagtatttccagcattttctgacaaCTTTTAAAGTTTAATAGGATGCCTTTGTGCTTGTTGCAATCCTCAAGCAATATTACCTTTGCACATGCCTGCAAAATTATTACACTCCGATCAGTGACCTCAAACAAGACATATACTGCATGGATtctacaaaagaaccagaggggaggtgAGTTTTTGTTTAAAAAgctagttgttatgatctggaatgctgtgcctgaaAAGACGTTGGAAGCAGATTCATCAGTAACTTTCAAACTGGATAGATACTTGAAAAAATATTCAGGGCTGAGGAGAATAAGCAGGACAatacgaccatacaaattaggagcagaagtaggccattcagcccgtcaaaccTGCTctcccatttaatacgatcatggctgatctgttcctgtctcgaattccaaactcccatctgcccccgataatctttgattcccttgcctaacaagaatctaccttcaccttaaaaatattcaatgacctcacctccaccaccttctgaggcagagaattccaaagtcgcacaaccctctgagagaaaacttttctcctcatccctgtcctaaaagggtgactcctaattttcaaacaatgtcccctagttctggactcacccacaagaggaaacatcccctccacattcaccctgtcaagactgttcaggatttatatacttctatcaagtctcccctcactcttccaaactccagtgaaaactagcccagtctgtccaacctttcctcataagacaactcgctcattccaggtatcaatctagtaaacctcctttgaaccgcctccaacgcattcacatccttccttcaataaggagaccaaaactgcacacaatattcgacatgtgatctcaccaaagccggcacaggcaagatggggtgaaatgcctccttttgtgttgtacggTTCCACAATCCTATGCTATCATGGAAAAGTCACATCACACCCATGTTGAACAGTATAAATGTCCTATAAATGTTAAGTCGGGAGAAATACCATTTATGATGAAGCAGCATTATTTGATCCAGGCCTACACTTCATCGATGGTCCTGCCATTTGCACCTGCTAATGTGGTATGTCTTCCTGTGTTCTTTAATAAATTACAAATTAATGAAAGTTTGTCAACTTAAATCCGGATCATTTGTGCTTGATCCCTCTGGACTGTTGCCTGTAAGATTATATTTCCAACCCTAGTAAAATCAGTGTACAAGTATCCTCGTCGTATTCCAGTTTCATTTGGGCTCGGTTCCATTGGACAAACCCTCAGTTAATTAATGAGAAAGGAAATATATAGAATGAGCATCGCGTTACGGAAAGGAAGCGTGCAGGAACGCGAttccttgtttttttttgttttggctGTTAACATTTAGCCTCTTCAACCATAACCTTCTCCGCATTTCCGAAACTAAGTAGCTCCctctgtgtctgggggttttcacaCACAAGTTATCAGACCCCAAGACAGAATGGGAAACTTCTCGCATTAGCCGAGCCCCGTCATTTGGTGGCTTACAAAAGGTTTGACCAGTCTGCTGGTGAGCTATATGAAAAGCGGGTTTCACATATACTCATGGAGGTGATGGACGCGCACATACATAGACCGGGTATTGTTAGCACTGTCGTCAGCGGAACAATTGCAGGCAGGGAATGTTCGACATTTACATCTCTCAAAGGACAAACAAAAGGTTATCCTTCACCCTCGATAGACCCGCCCTTAAATTTACAATCGCTGCCTCGTGGTTTGAATTAGACCACTAATCGCTAACAGCAACATCTCGGTTCACCCGCTTCCTGCTAAACCTCACTGGTTCAGAAACATCGCACATCGcgtttgaaaaaaaaaactgatttGTAGTTTTTAAAACAATTAACACGTGGAAACACGCAAAAACAACAAACGTGCACACTCTCCATATCTTATTGATGAAATGTCCAGCGCGGCGCACAAAAACTACTAAAATACTAATTATGTTCCCCGGTGTTGATATTTCCCTAAACCACAAATGAACTGAAGTTAGCGTCTATAATATAGAAATCTATAGCGATGTAAGCGATGTTTGCTGTGTAATTATAACCATTAAAAGTGACCTCACCTTTCACACCGTGTCCCCCACAGACTGTCACTCCGCTGTTCGTTTGAACCAAATCATGAATTTTCTTCCCTTCCCTTGTGAATCCTGGTTTCCCAATAAGCAGGAACCCGTTTTCTTCCGCTGTGACTTCCAAGGATATTTGGCTGTGTGCATGAGTCCTTTCCTTACACTTCACAGTCTTGCAAAGCGGATTTGGGAATTCCAAGCAGGTCAGTGTCTCATTTAATCGTATCCTGTGATCAGTGAGGGTCACATTAGGAATTATCAGCAATTTCTTCCAATCCCCCAGTCACAAGTATGGGTGGCGGCTTAAAGCCCTGATAGAATCAAAGGAAAGGTAATTCACCCTTTGTCTGTCAGGGACTTTAGTAACTAATTCCAGGGTGAATTGCCACTTCTGGCCTTTTTAGGGACTAAGTTGGGTTCCTGTTTTGCCTCTTGTTAGCCGGAGAGGGGCACCAACCCGGGGTATTGGTCTGATTTGGACGAGATGTGGTTCACCCCGCGATCCCGTTATTAATCCGTTGACCCTGAGTTTACCAGAAATGTGTTCGCCATCACCAAGGCAATGTGGCTTTTTTGGATTGTCATATGACGCGACCAATCGAATGATCGGACCTCGGAGCTATAAAAGACGGATTCTGATTTTTGATTTAAAGAGAGCTGAAATAAATCTTTCCCCAGCAAATGATTTAGGGGGTAAATTTGCAGCTGTCAATTTGATTGGTCACGCACATCTTAAAACTGCATTCACATTTGCTTTGAGTACTTCAACCCATTTTGATCCCGTTTTTGGTGAGGGGCAAATTATAACACGATGAACGCGCCATGAAATACAGAGAAAAGAGACCCTATTCCACAGGATGCGGGTCGCTGGGACACAATTCCTAAACACTGCAGCGAGCttcagggtttttaaaaaaaattgtaagcAATGATTCCTTCGTGAAACGTTTTTTTAAGAACAATGCTGCAAATTTAAGCGATGTTTGACTCCTCCGACTGTCAGACTGGAGAACAGTCCAGAAGGTTGGCATAGCAACCATCGACGCTGCTGAAGTTGTCCCGCGGGGAGGCGCTGGCTGTCGGCGCATTCCCCGCCAACACTGCGCCGTTGCATCCAGAGGCGCCTCCGCCTGAGCTCGCAGGTGTCCCATGTTTTGTCTCTTTTTCAGGCAGGCACTTAAAGATGTTTGTTTGCTTTTAGCGGAGGAGGAGTAACAGTAATTGTCAAATGTGACAAAATTATGGCTAAAATGTAAACATAATCCACCTGTGCATTAAGGTTACGGTCCCCATTTCTGCACCAAAGCGAGTTTTGGTGCTAAAATAAATACACAGAATGCTGATCATGAAAAGCAAACGTGCTTACTGACTTTAGTCTTTTCCTATAAAGAGTGGCGCAGGGCCACAAACACATTAAATTGATTCAATTCGGCACAACTATCGTAATGAGAAGTGCTTGACACAACAGTAGGCCACCAAGGGTCGGAAACCTCTTCCTGTTTGGATATTCACTTCTAGTATTGCAGAACGCAGCAAGAGCTGCGTGTTTTTCCTGCGGGTTGTAATCTTTGCACTGTTTTggtcctcttttctctctctatttgatTGCTATTTGGTTCTTCCCCTCCGCCCCCGTCAGCAATCGTTTTCCTTTTGTTTTGAAATTTCAATTTTTTTTCCTCCTCAGGGCCGTTGCATCCCCGGCTGTGAATCCCCCCATGGAGATACACGCCCCCAGACAGGAACCCCCACCTCacagccaccaccaccacccatgaGAAGGGCCCCCACCAATGGTTTAGTACAGCATTACTGGAAggaggtagtgggggggggggggggggggggatggaaacTGGTCATTTAAATAATGCTCTTTGCTTCGTTTTTGCTCAATTTATCTGTCACACATTGAAGGTTAAACTGTTCGTAAAATGTGTCAAAACGAGAGCAAAACAAATGGCGGGCAAGTCGCATTAAACAGCAAACAGCAGAAAATGTAAAAAATCAAAGACGGACAGCAAAGCTTAGGAAAAAAAGGAAGACTATTTGCAGTCTAacgccacccgccccccccccccccccccaccccctgtctcGATCTGATCCTGCCACAAATATATTTGTAGAAAAATATTTAGCTTCCATGGGTTGAGACTGACTATCAGACAATGTTTCTTTTTAATGTGACTTAAAGCACTGGATGGAGAGTTTCTCAGTTCCCTGGTTCCCCCTCCCCATTCTTTCCTTTCCCTTTGATCATACATCAGTGAATATTTTCTTGGTTTGGGGTTCTGAGGATCTCTGTTTGGTGAGGGTGTAGCTGGGGTACTGGTGATGATCCAGTATCAGCGCATCCACGTTGTCCTCTGCCTCCAGGTACTCGCTTTTATTGAGGGACTGGTTGCTGGTCTTGAGCTTACCGAGGGAAGCTGACTGCTGCCCGCTGCTGATGTGCATGTACTCAGTCTGGTCTTGCTCGTGCTCCCGGTGGTAGAAGTAATTGAAGTTGGAGACGATGACGGGCACGGGCAGGGCGATGGTCAGGACCCCGGCGATGGCACACAACGATCCCACGATCTTGCCTCCGATGGTGACGGGATACATGTCTCCATAGCCCACCGTTGTCATGGTAACCACTGCCCACCAGAAAGCGTCTGGGATGCTGGAGAAGCTCGAATCCGGATCGTCTGTCTCGGCAAAGTAAACGGCGCTGGAAAACAGGATCACGCCGATGAAGAGGAAGAACATGAGCAAGCCCAGCTCCCTCAGACTGGCCTGCAGGGTTTTTCCCAAGATTTGGAGCCCCTTAGAGTGTCTGGATAGCTTGAAGATCCGGAATACTCGAACAAGCCGGATGACCCTGAGGATGGCCAAGGACATAGTGTGTTGCCCGTTGCTTTGGTGATGCACTAACTCGGTAAACAGGGTGATGAAATAGGGGATGATGGCTACAATGTCAATGATGTTCATGATGTTCTTGAAGAAGCCAGGTTTGCTGGGGCAGGAGAAAAATCGCACCAACAGTTCGAAAGAGAACCAGACAATGCACAGAGTCTCAATGATGAAGAAGGGGTCGGTGAACGTGTTCACCCCCATGGTGTCTGTGCCATTGGCAGCAAATTTCGGCAGATCCGAGCGGGTATCTTCTCTGAATTCAGGCAGGGTCTCTAAACAGAATATGATGATGGAGATGAGAATGACAAGGACGGAGACAATAGCAATCCCTTTGGCAGCACCCGAGCTCTCCGGGTATTCGAACAGCAACCAAACTTGACGTTGGTACTCGTTGGTGGGCAAAATGCGCTCCTCTTCTTTAATAAAACCTTCCTCTTCTCGGAGATTATCGATGGCCTCTTCTCCCATCTCATAAAATTTGATCTCTTCCAGGAAAATGTCGACAGGCACGTTAACAGGTCTTCTTAATCTCCCTCCCGACTGGTAGAAGTAGAGGATGGCGTCGAAGCTGGGGCGATTCCTGTCGAAGAAATACTCGTTTCGAAGAGGATCGAAGTAGCGCATCCTCTTCCTCGGATTGCCGAGCAGAGTGTCGGGGAACTGGGCCAGGGTCCTGAGCTGCGTCTCGAACCTGAGCCCCGAGATATTGATGAATGCCCTCTCGCAGCATTCCTGCCCCAGCTCCTTGGGGTCGCAGTTGCTCTGAGAGAGCGCGGTCAACCCCACCGACTCGTCAATATTTTCTTCCGCGGCAAGAGTCATCTTCAGCCGGGACGATCTCCTTCCTCCTCAGGAACGGCTGGGGCCAAGCTGGGTCTCTCTTTGATCCGCCACCTTCCCCAGGGCAACGTCTCGCATTTCCCTGATCAGCCCCAGACTGTTAATTCTCGCAGCCtgactccacacctctctctctcatacacacacacacacacagatgggcAGGGACTCTCTGCAATCACAGCATTTAAAATAGCTCAGCCCCTTACCATCCCCTGTGATGACGTGAAGACGACGTTTCTCGACAACGAGGAGAATCACGTCTGACTCCTGGCACGAAACCGCACCATTCCCCAATTTTCCAACGCGACAAATCTCACCCACAGTGGCAGCAATTGCCCATCCAATTCCTACCCAGTGGGAGTTAACATTGGAGCGTCCCCCACCTCCCTTATTAATGACTGACATTGCTTAAAAGGACATAGTT
This window of the Heterodontus francisci isolate sHetFra1 chromosome 27, sHetFra1.hap1, whole genome shotgun sequence genome carries:
- the LOC137384705 gene encoding potassium voltage-gated channel subfamily A member 1-like gives rise to the protein MTLAAEENIDESVGLTALSQSNCDPKELGQECCERAFINISGLRFETQLRTLAQFPDTLLGNPRKRMRYFDPLRNEYFFDRNRPSFDAILYFYQSGGRLRRPVNVPVDIFLEEIKFYEMGEEAIDNLREEEGFIKEEERILPTNEYQRQVWLLFEYPESSGAAKGIAIVSVLVILISIIIFCLETLPEFREDTRSDLPKFAANGTDTMGVNTFTDPFFIIETLCIVWFSFELLVRFFSCPSKPGFFKNIMNIIDIVAIIPYFITLFTELVHHQSNGQHTMSLAILRVIRLVRVFRIFKLSRHSKGLQILGKTLQASLRELGLLMFFLFIGVILFSSAVYFAETDDPDSSFSSIPDAFWWAVVTMTTVGYGDMYPVTIGGKIVGSLCAIAGVLTIALPVPVIVSNFNYFYHREHEQDQTEYMHISSGQQSASLGKLKTSNQSLNKSEYLEAEDNVDALILDHHQYPSYTLTKQRSSEPQTKKIFTDV